The genomic interval acccaggcacccaaggttCTATAGTTTTGAACTGTCGGTGAGCATCGGTGTTttaatcttgatttattttgtgtatccgtTAGCAGGTGATGTCCTAAGATATCAGAAAAGTGTAAAagagtctatgttttgggtctgagaacaataaaaatatttttccatgtaagTTAATGGTAGTTGGAGCTTTGCACCATTGGCTTATGAAGAAAGGCTTCATGGGAACACTCATTTTGGACAGCAGGGGAAACCTGTACTAGAtgcatgacttaaaaaaaactaattatgCATATCTAAGTCATAGGTGTCAGATTTTAAAGACCCTGCAGTAGCTTATATCAAACCACTATAGGAAAAGACGTTTTCCTTATCAGAGTTGGCTATCTGAGAAATGGCATTACAGTATTATAGAGGTGAGTTCCCTGGTGCTTCTCTCCTTGATGATGTGCAGTATGAATATACTCCATTTATGGGATAGCAGATTTTGAAAGGTTGAGAAGCCACCAGCTGACTGATTTTAGTGTTCCTTGAACGTTGGCCTCAGGGACACAGAGGCAGCCTTGCCAGTGACAGATCATGACTGTGCCTCTGGGCCGCTCTCCAGCGTTTGCTGTGTACACTTTCTTCTAGGGTTTGTTGTTACCCTGAAATTCCTCTCTGAGGTTTCAGACAGATAATAGAGAGGAAAAGTAGGCTCCTCGTTCTTCCAAGTCTTTTCTGGTTTAAGCCTCTTAGCTCTTAGCTTTGATTCCATTTGTGAGGTAACTGATTTTTAAGAGAAGTTGTGTGAGTCTAAGTGTTTTTTGATGGAGCAACTACTCTTGCAGGTAAAAGcactccccccacctttttttttttccttaaccagATGCTCGTTTTCTTTGTGGCTTTTTTCTGGCACTACACCTTGGCAGTCCTCTTATTCCGATGAAGGATTTGAATTTTGTGTGCAGGATATTATTGTTATAGTCATATTTGAAGTCATTTGCCAAGTCTTTTCAAGAGGTAGATACTCCTTAGAATTCAAAACTCAGAACTACATTCTCTCTTCATTAAATGATCCCTCTTATATGCTGGAATGGCTGGAAAGTGAAAGTTTAAGTACAAATACAAAAATTGCAACAAATGCAATTTTAGTTTAAAttggcttaaaaaagaaaaaccttggaGGACTGCTGACTCTGCACACAAAATGTTGTAGTTGTGTGCATTTCGGTTGAAAAGCTCTTCAGATGGCTCCTTGTAGGTATTCATACCCAGCTCTTTCAGAAGATTGGTTGTTTGAGGGTCTGTTTGAAATGCCTTGGTGGGTTTGCTTGCCTTCAGTCCTAGAGACGTGGGCTTGGAGTTTGaacctttctcctcctctggtGTTGTTATTCATCTGCTCCCTGGTGAGTCCCACCTTCATGCTTCTGTAGACTCTGGCATTTAGTATCACTTGTGATTTATACTGTCTGTGAACACACCTTGTTGCTTGGGACAGTTCAACTTCTGGTCTTCCAGCAGCCAGGGCAGTGATTGTCAAccctgtttccagtttttgtgCTCACCtggcattcttttaaaaaatactggtggTATCACATTAAAATTGAGAATTTCCattcatcaaaagacaccattaagaaagtgaaaggCAACTCAGTGGAAGATATTTTCTGCATATAACCAATGAAGGactttatatttgaatatatacagAGcttcaaatcaataagaaaaaggaagataacctagctttaaaaatgggcaagaggggcgcctgggtggctcagttggttaagcaaccagcttcggctcaggtcatgatctcacggtttgtgggttcaagccctgcatcggattctgtgctgacagctagctcagagcctggaacctgctttagattctgtacctctctctctctgaccctcccttgcttgcactgcctctctctgtctctcataaataaataaaaaacatttaaaaaatttttagaaactgggcaagagtcagacacttcacagaAGATTATATCTAAATGTTCAATGTCCATGAGAAGTTGTTCAGCCTCATtaatgatcagggaaatgcaaattaaaatcccaGTGGAACACCACTGCATACCCacaagagtggctaaaattaaataCTGATGATGCCAGATATTGGCAAGTAGTCAAGTACTCTTTTGGTAGAAATATAGATCGGCACAACcaatttggaaaattatttgacattatttattaatgttgcacatatatatacacctcaTGACAGTATTTTCACTCCcaaggaaacaacccaagtgttcatcaaccACTAGCATCTTAAAATGAAACACTGTATCCAGCAGCATGGATATCTCACAGACAATAtcaagtgaaataagacagaaacaaaagaatacatattatatgatgccatttatataattgtcaaaaccaggcaaaactaATATATGATGTTAAGCCAGGCTTACAGGCCCCTTATGGAGGGGGAGGTGCTTAGTGACTAGAAGGAAGCCCTGGGGGTCTCTGGATGCTgagaatgtataatttttttaacctggtGGGAGTTACCCTGAGATGTTCACTTTGTGGTTACTCATCTAGTTATACGTTTATGACTTGAGCACTTTCATGTTTGTATGTTATATTTTAGTAAAGAATTTCTAAAGCCAAGcactggtgaggatgcagagtaACTAGAACTCTTAACCATTGTAAGTGAGAATACAAAGTGATAccaccactttgaaaaacagtttggcagcttcttcCAGTTAAACATGCGCTTATCCAGCAGTTCCTGTCCCTGTCccaaattaatgaaaatttatgttcttaaagaaacttgtatgtgaatgttctGGTGGCTTTATTCATAGTCACGAGAAACTGGAAGAAACACCTAGGGACTGGATAAACAAACTGACACCCATGACCTAGGgtattattcaaatataaaaataccaaactACTGTTAATGCAACAAAGTAGATAAATCTTAAAGTctggtgaaagaagccagactcaaaaggatACATACtggtgtgattccatttatacaacattctggaaaaggcaaacccATTTAGGGCAGAGAATAGATGAGTAGTTGCCTGGAAATGAGGGAAGAGTTGACTGCAAAGGGACACTGTGTCTTGATACAAATTGCACACTCTGTGTTTGTATATAAACTTGATTTTAGAAATCCTGATGTCTGGTACCTATCTCAGACCACTTAACCTAGTCactatttcttttaaacattacCAGATGATTTTACTGTATaccaggtttgagaaccactggactaCATGGATCATTTGATGAACTGCATGAAAACATTGCCTGTTGGCTTTGGGTTTCCACTCAAATGGGTTAAAAGTGCTGGACAGAGATTGAGCATCAAATGAAGTAATTGGTGTTTAAGAGGGTGCAGGTGATCCTACCTTTGATGGCTAAGAGTCACTGGGCAGGCTTTTCTTTGGTTATCACTTTGCTGCTACTGACAGTGCTCAGACTGGTGATTGTAAAACTATCAAGaaaggtttgggggcacctgggtggctcagttggttaagtgtccaactttggctcaagccataatctcataatttttttttttatttgggcgCTCcggaatttggtgcatagatgtttattttttttaactattctctaaggatttatttttttttaatagtttattgtcaaattggtttccatataacacccagtgctcttccccacaagtgccctcctcctacaccacctcctcttttcccccctcccccttccccgtcaaccctcagttcgttttcaatattcagtggTCTCTccagttttgtgtccctctctctccccccaactctctttccctcttcccctccccctggtcttccattaggtttctcctgttctcctgttagacctatgagtgcaaacatatggtatctgtccttctccgcctgacttatttcgcttagcaggacaccctcgaggtccatccactttcctacaaatgcccagatttcattctttctcattgccatgtagtactccattgtgtatatataccacatcttcttgatccactcatcaggtgatggacatttaggctctttccatgttttggctattgttgacagtgctgctatgagcattggggtacatgtgctcctatgcatcagcacttctgaatcccttgggtaaatccctagcagttttgctgggtcataagggagttctatggatggttttttgaggaacctccacaNNNNNNNNNNNNNNNNNNNNNNNNNNNNNNNNNNNNNNNNNNNNNNNNNNNNNNNNNNNNNNNNNNNNNNNNNNNNNNNNNNNNNNNNNNNNNNNNNNNNatttttgtgtatggtgtaagaaagtggtctggtttcattcttctgcatgttgctgtccagttctcccagcaccacctgctaaagaggctgtcttttttccatcagatactctttcctgctttgtcaaaaattaattggccgtacatttgtgggcccagttctgggttctctattctattccattggtctgtgtgtctgtttttgtgccaataccatactgtcttgatgatgacagctttgtagtagatgcctcccattttggttttcttcttcaatgttactttggatatttggggtcttttgtggttccatacgaatttgaggatagcttgttctagctttgagaagaacgctggtgcagttttgatgggaagcagcggaaagagaaatcaagaaactgatcccattcatgattgcacgaaaaactataaaatacctaggagtaaacctaaccaaggatgtaaagacctatatgaagaaaactatagaaaacttatgaaagagattgaagaagacaccaagaaatggaaaacattccctgttcatggatcagaagaataaacattgtgaaaatgtcattaccacccaaagcaatctacacattcaatgcaatccctataatctcataatttgtgggttcaagcccctattgggctctgtgctgacaggtgagagcctggagactgcttcagattctctgtctccttctctctttgtttctccctttctcgtgctctatctctctcaaaaataaataaaacaaaaaagaaaggcttaAACACAgtttgatatgtatatatgtatgtatatatttatttaatgttttttcttaagaGAGGGGTAGAGTgcgagaggaggagaggcagagagagagggagacagaatcggaagcaggctccaggctctgagctgtcagcgcagagcctgatgtgggacttgaactcacaaaccaggagatcatgacctgagctgaagttggatgctcaaccgacagccacccaaacgcccccaGTTTGACTTATTTAAACCATTGCATTTGAGATCATATCCTGGGCAGTACTTGATTGTTCTTATACAGTCATGGTATTTTCATCCCTTCTACAGTCACCCTGTGAACAGACCTGACTTGGGTCTGTGGTCCAAAGTATACCACTAGATGTCACCAaggagtgatgaatggataaacagaggGATCCAGGGATGAAACGTGATGGGAAATTTTTGAGAGTTTATTTTCCAGATCTAAAGGGCTCTGAAGGAGGCAGGTTACTGCAGAGGATCTAGTGGAGGGTTGCAATACGTCTTGAAAGTTCACCCTAACTTTTTAGGGTTTGTTCACTCTAGTCTTAGGCTGCTTCTGTAACCTTCTTTGTTTAACCCCTTTGTCTTTTGAGATTCTTCTTAAATGTCTATACCCTGGCAATAGGTGGCCTCCTGTGTCATATTACTTTCCCTGAGACCTTTTTCctatgtataatttataattgaCTATTCTGCTATAGAATTGTTCTCAAATACATTCTTTTGGCCCACTCCCCATCCATTTTATTCCTGCATATATTGTTTCAGAAATCAACAGAACTGATCACTCTCCATACTTTCTCAGGCTGAATATGAGTAGAAAGGTTGGGAGAAGGTTGGTCAGATAAGCCAGGTTAGGGCCAAGGTAGTGAATTAAagcatttttctgtatgtatctatgcttgtctttctctctctctctcactcccaacTCTGATaatacaaaaccagaaacaagggGCTAACCAATCCAGAGCTGAGATCCAGTCTCTGTTCCTCATCCTCTGTTCCTTGTGGTCAAGCCCCCCATCCCTCTTGTTTGGGTTGACCAGGTATTTTTTCTGCCTGTGAGGAGGTAGCTATAGTTATCGACATGAACATAGTCTTAGTCCCAGTTCAGATGTGACCTTCATCTCTGACCTGTGTCCCAAAGGTGAGTTCTTAATATGGGTTAAATTATTCACttgtccctttccttctcttctctccccttctatccctttctctttcctccctctcccctctttttttctttttctccttcctttcttcccttccttccttcctaatatGGGTTAAATTGTCcacttgtctcttcttttttccccctccctcccttccttccaactTTATTTACATGATCTCTACccacagcatggggcttgaactcatggccctgagatcaagagtcgctgaccaagccagccaggcacactcCCACTTGTCTCTTTAAACTTTAAATCCTACATTTGTTTTAAGTCTGTTTTAGAATGCATCATCCCCATTTAGCAACTCTTCTCTAGCCCAGCTCTATATGATACTCCTTTGCATTTGTAGGCTGTGCTGTGTAATcccacatttatttatgtgtgcCCTCATGTTTTCCTTTGCATAGTCATCTGCTGaaagttgttttcatatcttctaCTTTGGTGCTCAGTATAGTTACTTTGCAAGATGCTGAGCATAGAATTGAAATAACTGTTGATAAGTCAATTGAGCCAGAACATAATAATAGTAGTGAACACTTATATAATACATACCATGTGCCACGTACTTTTCTAAGTACATTACATATGTCATCTCATTAAATCTACACAGACTCCATGAGGGAGAGACTATTATTatcctccattttatagatgtggtaACTGGAGCATGGAGAGGTTAAGAAAGTTACCCAAAGTTACACAGCTATTAAGTGATAGAGCCAGATTATaaatccaggcagtctgactccagactCCAGGGTCCATACTCTTAACCCCTGCACTATGGCTTAATTTAAATcattaaagcaaatatttattgagcatttattttatGTGAGTTACTGTGCATAATGTTTTACACGTATTatttcattcttcacagaacaGTGAAGGAGTTCGGAACTGTACTATCCCTATTTTAAGacaaaactgagacacagaggttAGGTAAACCGCTGAAGGCCATGCAACTAATAAACCCAAGGTAGTGGATGCATTTGGGCTATGAACTCAAGTCTGTCTGAGCCAAAGCTCCAGCTCTTAACCACTGCGCGGAATTACCCAATGGACCTTTGGTGCTTTTAATTGGGTCAGATCCCACCTGCAGGTTGACCCCAGTACAGGGTATCAATACACTCTTTTTAggtttatgtgtgtgtgctgggaaGAGCTTTGGTCATTCCCCAGTGTGCTCAGGGGCCACATTCAGAGACAGTGCTTGTGTGACTTTCCTGGCTAAGCCTACCTTTTGAACCTCATCATTAGATACTGCTTCCTTCACTAATAGCCGTTTTTCCAGTCTTGGGTCATTGCTCCCAGTTTAGGTCAATAGGAGCTATTCAGTTACAGTTTCTTTTAATGCTGCTGCATTTATTTGAGTAATTCATCTGCCAGTAATAAGGTAATTCCTGCTCGTTACACAGGCAGTTCTCTGTGGAGGCATGAATGTGAAATATAGGTAAAAAGCCAAAGCTGTTTGAAGAATGCTGTTCCTAAGGGTGATGGTTTATAAGCCTTTTCTCTGTTCTCAGGGATTTTCCTTCTGAAAAGGCAGAAGGTTTTGTAGCAGCAGGAGAAACATTCCATTAAGAGGAAAATCATGAAgcttattttgtctttctgtccctttctttagAGTCTGAATGGCGTTTGGCTGAACAGACAACGTCTAGAACCTTTAAAGGTCTATTCTATCCATAAGGGAGACCACATCCAGCTTGGGGTACCTCTGGAAAATAAGGAGAATGCAGAGTATGAATATGAAGTTACTGAAGAAGACTGGGAGAGGATGTATCCTTGTCTTGCTCCAAAGAATGACCAGATGTCAGGAAAAAATAAGGGATTGAGAACTAAAAGGAAATTTAGTTTGGATGAATTAGAGGGTCCTGGAGCTGAAGGCCCCTCAAATTTGAAATCCAAAATAAGTAAAGTATCTTGTGAATCTGGTCAACCAGTGAAGTCTCATGGGAAAGATGAAGTGGCCAGTCAACCCAGTCAACCCTCTGAACATTTGGATCCCAAGTTGACTTCTCTTGAGCCAAGTGAGAAGGCCACAGAAGCCCATGTTTACCCTGGCTCCACAAAAGTCATACAGCTTCATTATAAGCAGAAAGCTTCAAACCCTTCAGCATCTCACAGCAGCTTAGAACTGTTCAAGGTGACCATGTCCAGGATTCtgaaactgaaaacacaaatGCAGGAAAAACAGGTAGCTGTACTGAATGTGAAAAAACAGACCCAAAAAGGGAACTCAAAGAAAATTGTGAAAATGGAGCAGGAGCTGCAGGACTTACAGTCTCAGCTGTGTGCAGAGCAGGCCCAGCAACAGGCCAGAGTGGAGCAGCTAGAAAAGACTTTCCAGGAAGAGGAGCAGCATCTCCAGGTACAACACAGGAGGGAAGGAACACCAGTGCTTCTCAGGGGTGGGTAGGCCTTGGTGGGCCTCTGGCCATACTCTCTGTTTCTGGGTCAGGGACCATGTGCTGAGTGCCAGGGACAGGAGATAGAACGGGAGCAGGAGACTTTGAGATGGAAGAAGGGAGTGTAGTACAAGGTTAAGGCTTTAGCATGATGATCAGGAGCCAGGTTTGGGTGATGTGTTGGCTGAAGGTGGCTGGGAGAGCCAGCCAGGATGGGACTGATCTCAGGATATAAGCTGAGGCCCCTGAGAATAGAGGCAGATTCAGAGAGGAGATGGAAGAAGGTCAGGATGCCACAGAACCACAGGACACTCCAATTAGACCAGTAGTTGTCCTTCTGAATTATCTTTCTTTGGTGTGTCAAAGCCAAACCAGTTTGGCTTTATCCTTATGTTCTTTTATTGCATATCTACTTCACGACCATCTCAGAGTGCTAACGGTCCTGTATTATTGTCATCTTTCTGGGGATGTCTGCCTTGATTTCCTTGAGGGGTGCACAAATAGCCTTGAAAAGAATTAGGTGAAAATTAattcaatcttcttgaattttattttctaagcttgtttattttctagagtGGGAAGGTACATATTCCCCATTTAGAGCTTTATTAAATTGTATTGAGATACCGTTTTGAAATTGGCTGGAAAAGAGTAAGGTTCTGCTACTTGGAAATCTCCATGGGATCACGGCAGCTGTGAGTCAGGTGGTTACTCTGTCCTTGTCGTACCTGGCAACTTAACTAGCTCTGATGGTTAGTTAATTCTGTAGCTAGCCTAGGAATGGGAGCCTAGAAAGgcagaaaatgtttttgtttctatgcTGAGCAACTAGCATCAGAGAGGACAAATATACTGTGACTCAGTTGTTGGGTTGAGTGGTAAGCCATCTTCCACAGTGCCTTTTAGGGGGAGGCAGAATGACTGTGTTAGCTGTGTCAGGGTAAGATCAAATGTGTCCCCATCCCTGAGTCATTTGCTTAGATGACAAGCTCTTACACAGAGCTTCTCCGCTAGAGCTGATTCTGGTCCTGCTCAAAATGTCAGTTCCCATCTGGCAAGAAGCATACATTTTACTCCCACCTACTTGCTCAGGTAATATTGAATGTCAAGAATTCCCCACTGttgacttagaaataaaaaaggaccAATCAGGATTGAAGTGAATAagcttctctgttttgtttactttgcTCAGGGCAAGGAACAACCAGTGGTGTTGGCTTATTCTGGAACAGGTTAAAATTTTCATTCTAATCTGCTATCAGCTTGAACTGGTAGCATTAGCAAAGGCCATGGATTAGAGGTCTTTCTAAGGATAATTATTGCTTGTTTATGTGTacctttttgcttcccttatccAGCCTGGTCTAGTTCTTGAAGCTAATAGAGGGAGGTTTATCTATCTCTACATGTTTGGTGTATGACACCTTCACCAGAGCAGAAGCCTCTTTAAAGGCTAATGTGTTTAGGAACAAGagttattattaattaatatttgtggCTGCTCTGGGCATGCTTCAGGATATAGTTATAAAATCTTGTTCTATATCAGAATGGTAGAGCAAGTCAAAAAGGACTGGGTTAGAGAATTTCTTTGGATATTAGAGGGTCATATATAAATGGCTCATGGTGAAATGTATTTAGTCCTTTGTTTATTAGCTGCATTTCTCCTGCTATCAAGCCCTAGGGATTTATTCTACTCCTACTACTTCAcacagattttggtttttttagcaCCTCCAATGGCAGTATACTTAGAGTTCAGGTGGTTataaagatgtttaataaatggttCTTGccattaagaaatataataatcaGAACAGTTTTAagtcaatatatttaaattagagAACAGTTTCCAGTTAGCAAGTTAAATGCATAGGCAAGTCTTAGAGAAAGGCCTAGACGTTCTTGTAGAAGGTGCTGAATGTAGGGCACTGATGATGTGGAAGGCATCCACATCACAGGGGGCTGATAGAGAAAACAGCATAAGCTCAGGCAAGGAGACGAAGCAGTTTATGGTCTAGAAGTGAGAGAGACTCACACTAAGAGACAGGGTGGCCAAAACTGAGGGAAGAAACATGGCGGAGCTTGTGAGTGTCAACCTGGGGGATTACATCCTGAGTTTAGATATTTGGTGGCTTAGAATCTCTCAGTTTATATCTTTCTGGGAGTCATGACATTAGCCAGTGAAGGAGACCTGGAGTATTACCCCAGCGTTTCTCTCCACAACAGCCTGAGTGGCAGCTTGAAGGTGACAGCCCCGAGGTGTGCAGTGTTTGAGCAGTTAACTCTGTTCAGATCCCTTACTGCCAACAGCCTCAAGTAAAACGGGAGGTTTTtccacctgctccctgccccctgtTTCCAGATGCTCTCACGAGCCAGTCTGTTCTGCTTGTTGctagattttgtttctttccctccctccctgcagggaaaccttccattttgtttttggctttgcaGGGTTTGGAGAAGGAACAAGGAGAAGAGGACCTGAAGCAACAGCTGGCCCAGGCTCTACAGGAGGTAACTTACCTCTCGCCACTGTACTGAGATTCTAGTGGGCTGGGGAGTGGAGGGCAGCCAGGCTTCACATGGCCCCTGGCTGCCTCTTCTGCTTAGCACACGCTGC from Suricata suricatta isolate VVHF042 chromosome 7, meerkat_22Aug2017_6uvM2_HiC, whole genome shotgun sequence carries:
- the RNF8 gene encoding E3 ubiquitin-protein ligase RNF8 isoform X2; this translates as MGEPGSLVTGDRASSRSWCLQRVGMNAEWLLLEDGSEVTIGRGFGVTYQLVSKICPLMISRSHCVLKQNVEGQWTIMDNKSLNGVWLNRQRLEPLKVYSIHKGDHIQLGVPLENKENAEYEYEVTEEDWERMYPCLAPKNDQMSGKNKGLRTKRKFSLDELEGPGAEGPSNLKSKISKVSCESGQPVKSHGKDEVASQPSQPSEHLDPKLTSLEPSEKATEAHVYPGSTKVIQLHYKQKASNPSASHSSLELFKVTMSRILKLKTQMQEKQVAVLNVKKQTQKGNSKKIVKMEQELQDLQSQLCAEQAQQQARVEQLEKTFQEEEQHLQGLEKEQGEEDLKQQLAQALQEEEKEKVQAQKEEVLSHVNDVLENELQCIICSEYFIEAVTLNCAHSFCSYCINEWMKRKVECPICRNDIKSKTHSLVLDNCIDKMVDNLSSEVKERRIVLIQERKAKRLS
- the RNF8 gene encoding E3 ubiquitin-protein ligase RNF8 isoform X1, with protein sequence MGEPGSLVTGDRASSRSWCLQRVGMNAEWLLLEDGSEVTIGRGFGVTYQLVSKICPLMISRSHCVLKQNVEGQWTIMDNKSLNGVWLNRQRLEPLKVYSIHKGDHIQLGVPLENKENAEYEYEVTEEDWERMYPCLAPKNDQMSGKNKGLRTKRKFSLDELEGPGAEGPSNLKSKISKVSCESGQPVKSHGKDEVASQPSQPSEHLDPKLTSLEPSEKATEAHVYPGSTKVIQLHYKQKASNPSASHSSLELFKVTMSRILKLKTQMQEKQVAVLNVKKQTQKGNSKKIVKMEQELQDLQSQLCAEQAQQQARVEQLEKTFQEEEQHLQGLEKEQGEEDLKQQLAQALQEHRALMEELNRSKKDFEAIIQAKNKELEQTKEEKEKVQAQKEEVLSHVNDVLENELQCIICSEYFIEAVTLNCAHSFCSYCINEWMKRKVECPICRNDIKSKTHSLVLDNCIDKMVDNLSSEVKERRIVLIQERKAKRLS